Within the Drosophila melanogaster chromosome 3R genome, the region TCCAAGAGAACCAATGGCAGCACGGAGATGGTTGGGAATAGCACCCATCCGCCGTATTTGATGAGCGTTCGGTGCAATTCCCTCAGCGATGGCTTTCGGCCAGTGAATCCCAAAATGCCCAAGTGCTTAACCAGTGCTTCTTGGTAATGCCTGATGAAAAAGTCAAAATGGCTCAGCTTGTAATCAATTTGAACCGAGGAAATGATGAAGTAGAGCAGATCCATGGCAGGAGAGCCGTATTTGGGATTCTGGAAATCGACAAAGACCATATCCTCCAAGTCCCCGCTGGAGTTCATCTTGAACAGAAGATTATTCATCCAGCAATCGCCATGGTTTAGCGCATTAAACTCGTTGGGATCGACGATACCAAGTTTCATGAACTCCATAGTTAGGCCAGCTAGAGCTTTTTCCTAATAATGTTGATTAGAATACTAATAACTAGAGAGGactatttgtatttataattacTTACAAGCTTCTCCCGATATTCTTCTCCGTTCTTGAACTTATCCAGATTGGCCATAAACGACGTTCTAAAGGATGCCAACATGCCCTCCATGAATGCAATAATAGCTTCCTTGTTGTTTCCCATCACGCCGTTTACGAATATGTCGGGATAGGGTCCATGCACCTGGACCATTGTCGCTCCCGCTGCATGGAACTGTGCTAGTCTGGTCAATGCGAACTTGGTTTGCTCCAGGTTCAGGCACTCCAGTCGGTTTATGTTTTTGAAACCATTCTGACCGAGATCGTGCATCAGCACCGTATTAGCCACCTTGGGCTCCTTGGTGGCGTCCAGTTTGAATGCTCGCGGAGCGAATTTGATGTCCAGACCCTTGGCCTTATAGAGCTCCTCCATTTTCGGTAGAATCTCAGTGTAGGCTGCGTTCTCGCTGGTAAAGAAGTTGGCCATGCTCATCATTTGTTCCATTTGCGGAGTATCGTGTGGCACTTTCATCATGAAGGAGACCAGCTTAGTGCTCTTGTCTAAAAAGGAATAATAAAGTTAAATCACGTAGTTAAAATTCCAGACATCTTATGCATAATAAAAGCGCTATTGAGTCGGTCAGTAAGCTAAATATCAGCATTGTCATTGGGGAAAGCAAATCAATCGCTAAACATTTATTGCCAACTGACCATAATGATAAGAGTACAGGTACTACATCTGATAGCTTATCGTCGACCTACACGAAGGtaaacacccacccacccagtTTATTTCTTCCTTTACGAGATTGTCCCAAATTGGTGCTATAAATAGTAGTGCGCAGTTAACTCACCAGTGAGCTCCACATCTATGCTGATCCTGAGCATTAGAGTGGCATAGTTTTCTCCCGGTGCCATCGCTGGCTTCACCCGGAAGCCCACTATCTTGGAGAACTGATCCACATCGGCGGCGAGTAATTCCTCAAATTGCGTTTGATTCAGCCACTTGGGCACCAAATCACTGTGATCCACCTCGGGTTCCGGTTTGTTGGGTGGAGCTGGGGGTTCAGGGTTCACCTGCGCCTTTGGTGCTTGCTTCGAAGTTTTCACTTCATTGCTCTGCTTTTCCTTGGAATTTCTCAATCCCATATTATCGTTCTAGCTGCTTGAATATATCGAAATAGTAGACTTCTATGGCGATTTGCGTCCGTTCCGCTGGGCGATCGACGCTGAACTGGTTTGCGGCACACGAATGGGCTCCCAAGTTATGCAGTTCTAATCACTAGTGGTTTGTTTCGATAACAAATTGGCATTAAACAAACGTTTGTTATTTCATCACTTTTCAGAAGTTTACGCGTTTTTATAACTAATCGTTAAGAGCGATAGCCGTGAACTTAAGTCTATCAATACCATAAGAATAATTGGGTTGATAGGTGTAACTAGCAGCTGGTGGTCTTTATCAGTTTCTCTCTTCTTGATTAGAAGAATTGATTGTTGCCATCAGCCGGAAATTTATCTTTTTGTCCAATCTAAGCCCAAAGGAAATGCGTAGACTAAAtagatatttgtatatatgtataaataaaacagtgtatacatttatttgtaaCTTTTccataaagtaattttttaaaaattgtcaACAAATCATTTATGCTTCATAATAACACATTTTTGCTAACTCCTTCAAGGATCGAGGAGACCCCTCCTATTAAGCCAAGGCATAATCTTTTCCACGTGGGCTTTGTAACGCTCGTTGCCAAGAAGTTTGGTTCTAAAGGCTTCGGATTCCGGCGTCTCGACAAAGAATAATTCCGGATTGAAACCTTCATCGGTTAGGCAAACAGTTAGTGTGCTGATGACTGTGCCGACagctgtaatttaaaatagtCGTGAGTGAAATACTTATCATGTTACCTAATATCACGTACCGAATGCCGGATGCTCTATCAATATAGCGTGCAGTTCACTTAGTGAAGGCACGAATCCGTTGTATTTCAATAATTTCGTGTGCTCTACCAAGTTTTCGTGGTAAAAGCGGATAAGATTGTCAAACTCATCGACCTTGATGTCCAGTTCCGCAGAACTGATTAGGAAGTAGTAAAGATCCTGAGCCGGATTGCCGTACTTCGCATTCTGGTGATCCAGCAAATAGGTTTCCTTGAGCCGACCTTCCGCGTCGTATTGGAACATGATGTTGTTTATCCAGGCATCGCCATGGTTAAGCACATTAAAAGCTTGCTCATTGATCTTGGCATCTTCCAAGACCTGGTCTACATGGTTGTCTATAATCCATTcctttaaaaacaaatagaatCTGCTTAGTAATTGAAATAGTAGTATAGTAATACAGTGAATTTCTTTACTAGTTTGGGTAAATATTCATCAGCGCCTTCAAACGTTCCGAATATCCGAATATAAGCTTCTTTGGCCGAGGCAAACATGTTATGAAATACGTCTCTAGTCTGTTCAATATAGATTCCATCGTTATATAACGGAGGATATGCACCATTTAGTTCCTTGTACTTAATGGAAGCTGCATGCCATTGGGCCAGTTTCTTCAGCGAACTCTTTGTGTGCTCCATATTCAAACCTTTCATACGATCTGCCATTTTGAAGCCTTTGGTCTGCAGATTTTCCATAAGCAAATATTCTTCCTTTACTGCTTTATTCAGGACGAAGGAGTTGGCAGTAAATGTAACTGTCAAGCCTGCATCCTTATAGAGTTGCTCAAAGGCAGGTACATATTTTTGGtacatttccatttccttggGAAACATATTAACGTCCGTAAAGTTGTCGGGCGTGGACTTTGGCTGCACTTTCAGTATGTAGGAGAACGTCTTGGAAGTGTGATCTGCAAAGGATTTTCTCGATTAAGCCCACTCTCACACTTCTGATTACGTACCTTTCAGTTGGGTCTCGATGTCAATCTTCAAGAGCTTAGACGCGAAGTTGTCACCTGGTTTGGTTGCCGAAGACCAAGATCCGCCCACAATCTTATCGAACTCGGGTTCGGCGGATGAAATGACTTCTGCAAAATCGCTGACATTCAGCCAGTCcagtatttggtttttgggaTTCTCTGGTTGCTCCGATGAGGGCGTTTCGGGCGCAACAACCTGATTAATGAAGCTGCAAATAATTTGTTGAGTAACGGAAGTAGAATTGAATTTGCCTTAAGCTTACTAAGCCTCCAAAAATCCCTTGTTGTCCAGCCATGGAAGCAATTTTTCAATGTAGCCGTGATAGCGTTTGTTGGTGTACAGAAGGTTCTTAAACTTGGCGCTAGATTCGGAGTCTCCCAGGAAATTCTCAAAAGTGGCTGACTCGTTGGGATCGAGGAGCACAATTGGGAGTACGCCGATCGAGGGGAACACTGCCCAACTTCCATGTTTGTACATCAGCATGTGCAGTTCCCGGAGAGATGGCTGCTTGCCGGTGAAACCCAGCAAATCGAGATGCTGGGTCAACTGCTCATGGTAGTGCCTGATGAAGTATTCAAAGTAATCCAGCTTGTAGTCAATGTGCACCGACGTAAGAATAAGGTAGAACAAGTCCTGAGTGGGTGAGCCGTATTTGGGGTTCTGGAAGTCGACGAAGAGCATGTCCTGCACTTCCCCCTTTGAGTCCAGCTTGAACAGGAGATTATTCATCCAGCAATCTCCATGGTTCAGTACGTTGAACTCATCGGGATCGGCTGTCATTAGGTGTTCAAAATCCAAGAAAATCTGAACAAATGCCTTTTCCTAAATAAATGTGTTATCTTTagtatttgcttttaattagtgaaagtgaaattttACCAGTTTCTCGCGAAACTCTTCTCCATTCTTGAAGTTCTTCAAATTGGCCATTAATGCCGTTCGGAAGGAGGCAACCATTCCCTCGTAGAAAGCCATAAGTACCTCCTTGTTTCCACCCATGACTCCATTAACGAATTGATCTTCATAGGGTCCATTCACCTGGACATTCATCGAAGATGCTGCATGGAACTGGGCCAGTTTCTTCAGTGCGAACTTCGTTTGCTCTAAATTGAGGCACTCCAGGCGATTTAGGTTCTTGAACCCATCCTGACTTAGGTCGCTCATCAGCACAGTGTTGGCCAATTTGGGCTCCTTTACGGAGTCCAGTTTGAAGGCTTTCGGAGCAAAGGTGATGTCCAGCCCCTTGGCCTTGTAAAGTTCCTCCAATTTTGGCAATATATCCGAGTAGACTTTATTCTCGCTGTTAAAGAAGTTGGCCATGGCCAACATTTGTTCCATTTGGGGGACGTTGTGCGGAACCTTCAGCATGAAGCAGACCAGTTTGGTGCTCTTGTCTAGTTGAGAGATCGGAATTTGAAAGCTCGTTAGTTGAAATATTCACCACAAAACCATTTGACTTGGAAGGTAATTATTGTTGGACATGCACTTGCTATTGCTGGCAAATGACCCAAACGGCAGGCATTGATATTGTACTggctataaataaattgaagatACTACTTATCGCCAGTCTACACCAAAAAAAGTTCTCCAATTAGATTGTGAAAACCAAACAGATTGTGAAAATTATCAAATTCTATGGTCATAACATGGGGAATGAGTCGTCCCCGGGGGAAGACCTACCAGTTAGCTCCACATCTATGCTGATCCTGAGCATCAACGTGGCATAGTTTTCTCCCGGTGCCATGGCTGGCTTCACCTGGAAGCCCACTATCTTGGAGAACTGATCCACATGGGCGGCAAGTAATTCCTCAAATTGCGTTTGATTCAACCATTCTGGCCCCAAATTGGACTTCTCAATTGGACACGGCAGTTGTGGTGGTGGCGTGTCAGCCGTAGTGGTTGACCCCTTAATTTTCGCGTTAGATGAGCCAGAAATGTTTATTGATGCCTTTTTCTGATTCAGGTCGCCGGCGGAAGCTACCTCATAGCTTTTTTTCGACTTGGAATTACGCAGTCCCATTGTGAGGCGAGAGTAGTTTGACTAGAACTAGAACGAATGCCGTACGTCCGTTTGGATGCGGTAATGTCTGTGAACTGATGTTTGGCAGACAGAGTTCCCCCCTAGCTATGCCGTTCAGATCGTCGTTGATATGGTTTAATTATTTCATCAGCGTCGACAATTTTAAGCTCAACCGTATGCGAGTGTTTGAGCTATTCATTGAGTGAGTGCTTTTCACTCGAATATAGTAGAATATACTCAGTGATAAGAGCTGCGGAGCTGATAAACTCATAGCGCACACCTCAAACAAAACAAGCGATAAAGGTTTATGAACTGataatgaaattatatttatctACCGCTTTTATTGAATTACTTACAAACATAATATCAACAGtttacacacatttatttggTTATTTCAAAGGCACCCCTTCT harbors:
- the CG6834 gene encoding uncharacterized protein is translated as MGLRNSKSKKSYEVASAGDLNQKKASINISGSSNAKIKGSTTTADTPPPQLPCPIEKSNLGPEWLNQTQFEELLAAHVDQFSKIVGFQVKPAMAPGENYATLMLRISIDVELTDKSTKLVCFMLKVPHNVPQMEQMLAMANFFNSENKVYSDILPKLEELYKAKGLDITFAPKAFKLDSVKEPKLANTVLMSDLSQDGFKNLNRLECLNLEQTKFALKKLAQFHAASSMNVQVNGPYEDQFVNGVMGGNKEVLMAFYEGMVASFRTALMANLKNFKNGEEFREKLEKAFVQIFLDFEHLMTADPDEFNVLNHGDCWMNNLLFKLDSKGEVQDMLFVDFQNPKYGSPTQDLFYLILTSVHIDYKLDYFEYFIRHYHEQLTQHLDLLGFTGKQPSLRELHMLMYKHGSWAVFPSIGVLPIVLLDPNESATFENFLGDSESSAKFKNLLYTNKRYHGYIEKLLPWLDNKGFLEAYFINQVVAPETPSSEQPENPKNQILDWLNVSDFAEVISSAEPEFDKIVGGSWSSATKPGDNFASKLLKIDIETQLKDHTSKTFSYILKVQPKSTPDNFTDVNMFPKEMEMYQKYVPAFEQLYKDAGLTVTFTANSFVLNKAVKEEYLLMENLQTKGFKMADRMKGLNMEHTKSSLKKLAQWHAASIKYKELNGAYPPLYNDGIYIEQTRDVFHNMFASAKEAYIRIFGTFEGADEYLPKLEWIIDNHVDQVLEDAKINEQAFNVLNHGDAWINNIMFQYDAEGRLKETYLLDHQNAKYGNPAQDLYYFLISSAELDIKVDEFDNLIRFYHENLVEHTKLLKYNGFVPSLSELHAILIEHPAFAVGTVISTLTVCLTDEGFNPELFFVETPESEAFRTKLLGNERYKAHVEKIMPWLNRRGLLDP